GCTTCGTTCAAGCGCCTTTTGGCGAACATCACGGAGCGGTTGAACGCCCGCCGCGCCTATGCGGAATTGCGGTTTCCCTTTTTTCTGCATCGCAGCGCCCCGGCCAGCGGCGGCAAGAGCATGATGGGCTACGATTGTTCGCTGGTGGGGGAATATGAGGACGGGGAACTCGTTTTCACCCTTGGGGTGGAGGTGCCGGTCATGACGGTCTGTCCTTGTTCCCTGGCCATCAGTGAGCAGGGCGCCCACAGTCAGCGGGCTATCGTGCGGGTATTGGCCCGGTTTACCGGGCTGCTCTGGCTGGAGGATTTGATTGAAATTTGTGAATCCGCCGGGTCTTCGCCCGTGTATACGCTGCTCAAGCGTGCGGATGAAAAATACGTGACCGAGAGTGCGTTTGCCAATCCCGCCTTTGTGGAAGACGTGGTCCGCTCTGTGGCGCGTGGTTTGTCCGAACATCCCAAAGTCTCCTGGTTCCGGGCTTCGGTGGAAAGCCAGGAATCCATTCATGCCCACAGCGCATACGCTATTATTGAGCGGGATCTGCGCGACTGATCCCTGGGAAATCCATGACATAATTCGGCATCGGACCG
The Paucidesulfovibrio gracilis DSM 16080 DNA segment above includes these coding regions:
- the folE2 gene encoding GTP cyclohydrolase FolE2 is translated as MEDVQNGRASIAMPIDRVGVKDIRLPLLVRDRVQGSQHTVASVDLSVDLPAHFKGTHMSRFVEALEGWSEELDYASFKRLLANITERLNARRAYAELRFPFFLHRSAPASGGKSMMGYDCSLVGEYEDGELVFTLGVEVPVMTVCPCSLAISEQGAHSQRAIVRVLARFTGLLWLEDLIEICESAGSSPVYTLLKRADEKYVTESAFANPAFVEDVVRSVARGLSEHPKVSWFRASVESQESIHAHSAYAIIERDLRD